A stretch of the Halorussus salinus genome encodes the following:
- a CDS encoding ABC transporter substrate-binding protein → MTDERTKFDRRRFLATSGLLGGSVLAGCTGGDGGQETTTSGGSTTSEESMGGTETTEQQQQNVQGGGTFIGTTTEDATTLDPRMNELAWVNGFLHYIFDTLYLPSPDGKKFVPHLAKEQPKQQDETTFVIPLKEGVTFHNGDEFTAEDVAYSINWMLDPANKSPNKANLDFVDSVEASGKYEATFNLKYPFALFQLVLSGMNAGIVPKSVAEERGQKQFGQNPVGSGPFAFDKQVSSSHIDLTRNADYFLKQPNLEKIRMRVIPKPQVQFVELASGGVHQATVPKNLLGKAQNEQSIEMKRISHFDYNGLVFNSMRKPFDNVKVREAMQYLVDYDEMLEATKGQLGKRSYGFMPQGVNESWEFPWQEWKEKYYPAKDHQKAKQLLKEAGYGGGMDKTLKISSLASSKFKNLAIILQKELKKVGIQSNVREVTIGQWLTELDQGKFDVNIYGWSGGQDPDGFYYYMFRDLRNDEGGMNDNVVGNATAAYLYQSSDSDQLQQADETIRQARRTNDRAERKQMYVDAAETWQSLYPQIPVFSEQAATAWSKDVKDYEPSAFAQQPLCNEWSNAYVEK, encoded by the coding sequence ATGACTGACGAACGCACGAAATTCGACCGGCGTCGTTTCCTCGCGACCTCGGGTCTGTTGGGTGGTAGCGTGTTGGCTGGCTGTACCGGCGGCGACGGCGGCCAAGAGACGACCACTAGCGGCGGGAGTACCACATCCGAGGAGTCGATGGGCGGTACCGAGACGACCGAACAACAGCAACAGAACGTGCAGGGTGGAGGCACGTTCATCGGGACGACGACGGAGGACGCCACCACGCTCGACCCCCGGATGAACGAACTCGCGTGGGTGAACGGCTTCCTCCACTACATCTTCGACACGCTGTACCTCCCGAGTCCGGACGGGAAGAAGTTCGTCCCCCACCTCGCCAAAGAACAACCCAAACAGCAAGACGAGACGACGTTCGTCATCCCGCTCAAGGAAGGCGTGACGTTCCACAACGGCGACGAGTTCACGGCCGAGGACGTGGCCTACTCCATCAACTGGATGCTCGACCCCGCGAACAAGTCGCCGAACAAGGCGAACCTCGACTTCGTGGACAGCGTGGAGGCGTCGGGCAAGTACGAAGCGACGTTCAACCTCAAGTACCCCTTCGCGCTGTTCCAACTGGTGCTGTCGGGGATGAACGCGGGCATCGTGCCCAAGAGCGTCGCCGAGGAGAGAGGCCAGAAGCAGTTCGGCCAGAACCCGGTCGGTTCCGGCCCGTTCGCGTTCGACAAGCAAGTCTCGTCGTCGCACATCGACCTGACGCGAAACGCCGACTACTTCCTGAAACAGCCGAACTTGGAGAAGATTCGGATGCGGGTCATCCCCAAACCGCAGGTCCAGTTCGTGGAACTGGCTTCCGGCGGCGTCCATCAGGCCACCGTTCCCAAGAACTTGCTGGGGAAGGCCCAAAACGAGCAGAGCATCGAGATGAAACGCATCTCGCACTTCGACTACAACGGCCTCGTCTTCAACTCGATGCGCAAGCCGTTCGATAACGTGAAAGTCCGGGAAGCGATGCAGTACCTCGTGGACTACGACGAGATGCTGGAGGCCACGAAGGGCCAACTCGGCAAGCGTTCCTACGGCTTCATGCCGCAGGGAGTCAACGAGTCGTGGGAGTTCCCGTGGCAGGAGTGGAAGGAGAAGTACTACCCCGCAAAGGACCACCAGAAGGCCAAACAGCTCCTGAAGGAGGCGGGCTACGGCGGCGGCATGGACAAGACGCTCAAGATATCGTCGCTGGCCAGTTCGAAGTTCAAGAACTTGGCCATCATCCTCCAGAAGGAACTGAAGAAGGTCGGCATACAGTCGAACGTCCGAGAGGTCACCATCGGCCAGTGGCTCACGGAACTCGACCAAGGCAAGTTCGACGTGAACATCTACGGCTGGTCGGGCGGACAGGACCCCGACGGGTTCTACTACTACATGTTCCGGGACCTGCGCAACGACGAGGGCGGCATGAACGACAACGTGGTCGGGAACGCGACGGCCGCGTACCTCTACCAGAGCAGTGACAGCGACCAACTCCAGCAGGCCGACGAGACGATTCGGCAGGCCCGTCGGACGAACGACAGGGCCGAGCGCAAGCAGATGTACGTCGACGCCGCCGAAACGTGGCAGTCGCTGTACCCCCAAATCCCGGTGTTCTCCGAGCAGGCCGCCACTGCGTGGAGCAAGGACGTGAAAGACTACGAACCGAGCGCGTTCGCCCAACAACCGCTCTGTAACGAGTGGTCGAACGCGTACGTCGAAAAGTAG
- a CDS encoding M42 family metallopeptidase gives MDEPAVRFADLETLVAARGPPGAEYPVADAFAELVEPHVDSVTYDEMGNVIATSEGDPDAPEILLAAHTDELAMLVDGVTDDGFLEYTMLGGHYKGNFPGQRVRVGPDGLLGVVGAKSRHYMSDDEKASLAENLVVDVGATSRAEVEELNVEPGDHAMWDREVADLAGDRITGRALDDRLALAVLLGVARAADTDATVHYAATVQEEVGLRGARATGFSVDPDVAVAVEIFPADDYPAGGDDGPDVELGAGPVVEFGDGTSEYMFGGVLVDRQTRSWLESAGESADVALQQAVMIGGTTDATEFQQVAGGRHAGAIAVPCRYTHSPVETVSLADANETAAVLTEALATEFPSREEVRWG, from the coding sequence ATGGACGAACCCGCCGTCCGCTTCGCGGACCTCGAAACGCTGGTCGCGGCGCGCGGCCCGCCGGGCGCAGAGTACCCCGTCGCCGACGCCTTCGCCGAACTGGTCGAACCGCACGTCGATTCGGTGACGTACGACGAGATGGGTAACGTAATCGCCACGAGCGAGGGCGACCCCGACGCGCCCGAGATTTTGCTCGCGGCCCACACCGACGAACTCGCCATGCTCGTGGACGGCGTGACCGACGACGGCTTTCTGGAGTACACGATGCTCGGCGGTCACTACAAGGGGAACTTCCCCGGCCAGCGCGTCCGGGTCGGTCCCGACGGCCTCCTCGGCGTCGTCGGCGCGAAGTCCCGCCACTACATGTCCGACGACGAGAAGGCGTCGCTGGCGGAGAATCTCGTCGTAGACGTGGGCGCGACGAGTCGCGCCGAGGTCGAGGAGTTGAACGTCGAACCCGGCGACCACGCGATGTGGGACCGCGAGGTCGCCGACCTCGCCGGGGACCGCATCACGGGCCGGGCGCTCGACGACCGCCTCGCGCTGGCGGTCCTCCTCGGGGTCGCGCGCGCCGCCGACACCGACGCCACGGTCCACTACGCCGCCACGGTGCAGGAGGAGGTCGGCCTCCGGGGCGCGCGGGCGACCGGGTTCTCGGTGGACCCCGACGTGGCCGTCGCGGTCGAAATCTTCCCGGCCGACGACTACCCCGCGGGCGGCGACGACGGGCCGGATGTCGAACTCGGCGCGGGGCCGGTCGTGGAGTTCGGCGACGGCACCTCCGAGTACATGTTCGGGGGCGTGTTGGTCGATAGGCAGACGCGCTCGTGGCTCGAAAGTGCCGGGGAGTCGGCCGACGTGGCGCTCCAGCAGGCCGTGATGATAGGCGGGACCACCGACGCCACCGAGTTCCAGCAGGTCGCTGGCGGGCGACACGCCGGAGCCATCGCGGTCCCCTGTCGCTACACTCACTCGCCGGTCGAGACGGTCTCACTCGCCGACGCGAACGAGACGGCGGCAGTTCTCACGGAAGCACTGGCGACGGAGTTCCCGTCGCGCGAGGAGGTCCGGTGGGGATGA
- the lysA gene encoding diaminopimelate decarboxylase: MDLAARKARLLDHRDALFEEFDTPLYAFFEEDLRRNYREVRSALDDHYPDSTVHFAVKANYNLGVLSVLRDEGCHAEAYARCELSATQAAGFDPEDVLLTGMNRPVEDVERALDLGVERFLVDNEQELAKIREATARTDATAEVLIRGNPAMEVPTHPEVATATRESKFGLDIESGRALSVAKDAAAAEGVELVGVQLHVGSQIRGVEPYEVAAREMLSFAADVRDETGVEIDVLDLGGGFPVPYDEEVPDTETIVASMADAVRSAAADHDLAEPTLCVEPGRRLVGNAGTLLASVGVVKETPHAAFAVLDAGTNAVSSYWPYPIYALSEGDATESYHVAGPLCYTGDVIQEDVTLPELDRGDVLAVDRIGAYSLGSASHTNAEPKPPVVLVRESGEVESIRARETCEDVLGNDRIPGDLRDEATSGRSAAVSPDASSDESAPGRKD, translated from the coding sequence ATGGACTTAGCGGCACGCAAAGCCCGACTGCTGGACCACCGAGACGCGCTCTTCGAGGAGTTCGACACGCCACTGTACGCCTTCTTCGAGGAGGACCTGCGGCGCAACTACCGGGAGGTCCGGTCGGCGTTAGACGACCACTACCCCGACTCGACGGTTCACTTCGCGGTCAAGGCCAACTACAACCTCGGCGTCCTGTCGGTCCTCCGTGACGAGGGCTGTCACGCCGAGGCCTACGCACGCTGTGAACTCTCGGCGACGCAGGCCGCCGGATTCGACCCCGAGGACGTGCTTCTGACCGGGATGAACCGGCCCGTCGAGGACGTGGAGCGCGCGCTGGACCTCGGCGTCGAGCGGTTCCTCGTGGACAACGAACAGGAGTTGGCGAAGATTCGGGAAGCGACCGCGCGGACCGACGCCACCGCCGAGGTGCTGATTCGCGGGAATCCGGCGATGGAGGTACCGACCCACCCTGAGGTGGCGACCGCGACCCGCGAGAGCAAGTTCGGACTGGACATCGAGTCGGGCCGGGCGCTGTCGGTCGCAAAAGACGCCGCGGCGGCCGAGGGCGTCGAACTCGTCGGCGTCCAGTTGCACGTCGGGAGCCAGATTCGCGGCGTCGAACCCTACGAGGTCGCGGCCCGCGAGATGCTCTCGTTCGCCGCCGACGTGCGCGACGAGACCGGCGTCGAAATCGACGTGTTGGACCTCGGCGGGGGCTTCCCTGTCCCCTACGACGAGGAGGTTCCCGACACCGAGACCATCGTGGCGAGCATGGCCGACGCGGTGCGGAGCGCGGCGGCCGACCACGATCTCGCGGAACCGACCCTCTGCGTCGAACCGGGGCGCCGCCTCGTCGGCAACGCGGGGACGCTCCTCGCGTCGGTCGGCGTCGTGAAGGAGACGCCCCACGCCGCCTTCGCCGTGCTGGACGCCGGAACGAACGCGGTCTCCTCGTACTGGCCCTACCCGATTTACGCGCTCTCGGAGGGCGACGCCACCGAATCGTACCACGTCGCCGGACCGCTCTGTTACACCGGCGACGTGATTCAGGAGGACGTGACCCTGCCGGAACTCGACCGCGGCGACGTACTCGCGGTGGACCGAATCGGCGCGTACTCGCTCGGGAGCGCGAGTCACACCAACGCCGAACCGAAACCCCCGGTCGTGCTGGTGCGCGAATCCGGTGAGGTCGAGTCGATTCGCGCCCGCGAGACCTGCGAGGACGTGTTAGGAAACGACCGCATCCCCGGCGACCTGCGGGACGAGGCAACCTCCGGCCGGTCGGCGGCCGTCTCGCCGGACGCTTCGTCTGACGAGTCCGCGCCGGGGCGAAAGGATTGA
- a CDS encoding ABC transporter permease, protein MSLYRYAIRRTLQIIPVLLGVFTLTFVMVHALPGNPVRIYLGLNPSQALADELIRRYGFDQPLWKQYLDYLWRLLQFDLGESFMRKRPVTDLMLERMGPTVMLMGLSYVIALPTALLLGVYSAAKHNQLGDHISRFAGLAGLSTPNFWLGLMLIFLFAYEFNALPASGYVSPFEDPVAAAKHLVLPIITLATAQTATLMRMTRSSMVEELSKDYVETARAYGLPERTILLRHAFRNALLPLVTIIGLQLSFLLDGSVIVESIFAIPGMGRLGYNGLLNNDYGVIIGLNIFFAVLFLVGVLLTDLAYAYIDPRIRYD, encoded by the coding sequence ATGAGCCTGTACAGATACGCGATTCGTCGGACGCTCCAGATAATCCCGGTCCTGTTGGGCGTGTTCACCCTCACGTTCGTGATGGTCCACGCCCTGCCGGGGAATCCGGTTCGGATATATCTGGGCCTGAACCCGAGTCAGGCCCTCGCGGACGAACTGATACGGCGGTACGGCTTCGACCAACCGCTCTGGAAGCAGTACCTCGACTACCTCTGGCGGCTGTTGCAGTTCGACCTCGGCGAGTCGTTCATGCGCAAGCGGCCGGTGACCGACCTCATGCTCGAACGCATGGGGCCGACGGTCATGTTGATGGGCCTGTCGTACGTCATCGCGCTCCCGACGGCCCTCCTGCTCGGAGTCTACTCGGCGGCCAAACACAACCAGTTGGGCGACCATATCTCGCGGTTCGCGGGACTCGCGGGCCTCTCGACGCCGAACTTCTGGCTCGGGCTGATGCTCATCTTCCTGTTCGCCTACGAGTTCAACGCGCTCCCGGCGTCGGGGTACGTCTCGCCGTTCGAGGACCCCGTAGCCGCGGCCAAGCATCTCGTGTTACCGATTATCACACTCGCGACGGCACAGACCGCGACGCTGATGCGGATGACGCGCTCCTCGATGGTCGAGGAGCTATCGAAGGATTACGTCGAGACGGCGCGCGCCTACGGGCTTCCCGAGCGGACCATCCTGCTCCGCCACGCCTTCCGAAACGCGCTGTTGCCCCTCGTGACCATCATCGGACTCCAACTGTCGTTCCTGCTTGACGGGAGCGTCATCGTGGAGTCCATCTTCGCCATCCCCGGCATGGGACGGCTCGGCTACAACGGCCTGTTGAACAACGACTACGGCGTCATCATCGGGCTGAACATCTTCTTCGCCGTCCTGTTCCTCGTCGGCGTCCTGCTGACCGACCTCGCGTACGCCTACATCGACCCCCGAATCAGGTACGATTGA